atcaaattctaattttatatgGGTGCAAATGAAtccttcctctttttttttttaatataacttactttatttataaaaatattttattatttctcaaTTGAATTCATACTTAATTAATTCATGGCAacactttaaatataaatatagatagATAAAAATATTCCTATTGAAATTTATAGAAAGCGAACCTcaaattatgacatattaatcaAGATTATGTTTGATAAactgaaaatttaaatgtttaaaaataaatgctaaaaattaagtgttaaatttaagttataaattttacttagaatattaattaaaattaatacaaaatataattagattttggataaataataatattataaaataaaaataaaaattattttttattaaattatctatttataatttttatatatttttaaaaatatagactgAATTTTGTACACCTATCCTAtgtaaaaagaatcaaaaaccGCAGAAAGTGTTTGTTTCGCATGAAAATGTCGCGCCCAAAGTAGTAAAATACACCTCAATGCACCAAaacaaaccctaaaaccctTCCATTTTGTTGCCACCAAAGCGTTCTCCCCCCACCCTTAAACCCTAAGCCCCAGAAAATTCGAAACCGAACTCCTTTCTTACTCTACAATGGCAATGTTCTCACTAGCTATCAGGGCTCGAGCCAAAGCCAACCCTCTCCTAACACGGAGAGCCTTACATTTCCGAAACTTTTGCAACGGCCGTTTTGGTTTATCGACGTCGGAGTCCGACCCACCTGATCGGCCAGTGGCGGGGACCAAGTTTCTGGAGTCTTTCAAAGAAGAGTTCGAAATTGGATCTCGGGTAATTTCACTTGAAACGGGTAAAATTGCTCGTTTTGCTAATGGGGCCGTTGTTTTGGGCATGGAAGAGACCAAAGTTTTGTCCACTGTTGCTGCCGCTAAAGGCGATGCTGATCGAGACTTTCTACCGCTTACTGTAAgtaatattattcaattttgtcttctctttttcttcctaATCTAGGGACAATTTGAACATCTTTAGtgttttagttttcattttgggtTAAATGTAATCTTGGGTCATTGTTATTTAATAATGTTTTGTTCCAGACAAATGTTCTAAGTTTGCTCAGCTATTTAGGTTCTGTTTGGATTGTAATTTTGCTTTTTGATGTTTACtctttgattttagttttatatgtGACGTTCTTTACTTTCTAttgaaacaaatagaaaatagaaaaagcaTGAACCTTAGTATGTCCTTGAAGAGTGTCCTAAGTATGGGTGAAAGAGcaagtttttgattttttaaagggATATGAAATCTGGGTTTGCAGAATTGTGcttggttatttatttattactgtTTGGTTTTTGCTTCATCAGAAGTTGTTCTATAAAGAGTAGAAAGTAAATTTATGATGAAAACATGACCTAAAATCAAACTCCAATTTTAACATAGTTATTCATATAAAAGTAAAACCATGTATTTCCTTGTGTAGAAAATACAATTATTCTTTTTtagttcttatgaacttataTTTTCTGATTTTGCATCTAAATCAAgatttttttgcattttgatCTTGTAAGCAAGAACGCCCAACAAAATTAATAAGGGGGTCTATTAACTATTGAATAGTAATTGCTCATTTGGTTATTCATGGATTAGACATTTCTCGAATGTTAGGGGCTTGCTAGTGTGTGGTCTCATTGggaattttcttcttttaaggTTGATTATCAAGAGAAGCAATTTGCTCAAGGTCTGATTCCAAACACATTCATGCGGAGGGAGGGTGCTCCAAAAGAACGTGAACTTTTATGTGGTCGTCTCATTGATAGGCCCATACGGCCTCTTTTTCCTGCTGGCTTTTATCATGAGATCCAGGTGTTGTCacttttcaaattcaaacatgtgcatgtataaatatatttcagtCTTCAATTTGATTGACATTGCTGTACTCAATAGGTAATGGCAAGTGTTCTTTCTTCTGATGGCAAACAAGATCCAGATGTGTTGGCAGCTAATGCGACTTCTGCTGCTCTTATGTTATCAGATATTCCATGGGGTGGACCCATTGGAGTGGTACGGATGGGGAGAATTTGCGGGCAGTTTATTGTTAATCCAACAATGGATGAGGTATAAACATAAGCTTTTGTTAGTTATGGATGCTGATTTAGGTGCCTCTTTTATGATTATTACAGGTAGTCTTAGGTCAAGTGTAGAGTTTTGACTTAATTGTAATTTCCgacttacttttttttttgtatattgtaATGAGTTGGTTGTTAGATGCTCATCGTAAAGTCATATCATTGCAAAGTTTTTGCTTATGTAGGACATGTTTAGTTGTGTCATTATTAATTCATGGTGTTTACCTTCTTTGTTCACCTCTTGAAGTAAATCATCAGGTTGGAAACTAGCTAATAACTAAAACACTTATTGGAATCATGGCTAGTTAGAAAGGCATATTGTAGGGGCAAATAAAGGTAAAGACTGGTCTTAGTGGCATGTggtatagtttttttatttattcaggTTTACTCATACTGCTATCTTTTCTTAAATTCTGGCGGATTGTATGAGATGCTATTGTTATAGTTGGTCTATGTTGGGATGGTGCTTGCAGTGTAGCTCTTATAGGCTTTTAGCAGATGTGGAGTGGCTCAAGATTGCTTTGGATGCTTATATGAACTTTCAATTTCCCCACCTCCCTTCCCTTAGGATctggattaaaatttttttcgtTTAATTTTCCCTCAGTTGATGTTCCCTTATATTTCTCTGTTTGTTATCATTTCTTGGGTTCTGCTCTGGTCTCACCTTGATGGTCCTTTGATACAATTTTAATGTGTCATGCACATTGTATATAATGCTATTTATTGTTATTTGGCGAGGAAAGTTATTAAAAGTTTGTCTAACCTATATTGAAGTTGCTTTTAGGCTTTGTCAACCCTGTAAATCTGGTTACAATGAATATAGATCTGTCAGTTACCCTCCTCTGATAAGTCCTTATTTGATGTGGTTCAGCTTAGTTTAAGTGATCTCAACTTGGTATATGCATGTACGAGGGACAAAACCTTGATGATTGATGTGCAAGCTGGCGAAATCACTGAGAAAGATTTAGAAGCTGGTTTAAGGCTGGCTCATCCGGAAGTGAGTCACAGGCTTGTCATAAACTTTTCTTGTGTATCAATTAATGGAAAATGGCTTTAAGATGGTTTATTGATTCAGGCAGTTAAATATCTGGAACCTCAAATCAGACTGGCTGCAAAAGCTGGCAAACAAAAGAAGGAATACAAATTATCCATGGTCTCAGAACAAATCTTTGAGAAAGTTAGAAACCTAGCGGAAGCACCAATTGATGCTGTTTTTACAGATCCTTCCTATGGAAAGGTGATTACATTTCTCCTTTCACCTCTCTTTCTCTAGATATGAAAATGTTACTTATATACACAGATTCATTTGAGtttcttgtttttaatttatttattttaatgtattattggGTTTCATGCTGTGGTAATTTGTAATAATATAGTTTGAACGTGGTGAGGCTTTAGAGAAGATAGCACAAGATGTAAAAAGTGCACTTGAAGAAGAATGCGATGAGCAAAGCTTAAAAGTTCTGCCAAAGGTTGTGGACACTGTCAGGAAAAAGGTGAGCTCTGAATAAAGCTGTAAAATgagtttctttttcctctttttggCTTAACAAAAGATTTGATTGCATAACAAGTATAACTTTAGACTTTTGGTGATCTTGAGCAATCTTCTAGTTTTTGATGATAAGTAAAAGGGAATTTAAACTTCCTTAAAACTGAAGAAGGGGGATGAAAATTGGATGAGTTTTGCTTCACTCTTATATTATTTCCTATCCTTGTTCTTGAACCTCTTGAAGTTGGCATAGCTCAAGTTGAATGAAAATATCAGGTTGTTCGCAAAAGAATTATTTCTGAAGGATTTAGACTTGATGGAAGACATCTTGATGAAGTTCGGCCAATATACTGTGAGGCTGGCCATTTGCCTATATTACATGGATCTGCTCTTTTTAACCGCGGAGATACTCAGGTTAAGGCACAGTTATCCTTGTCTCTACTTCTACTTTCTAGATATCTGTAGGTTTGACCTTTCTTTGTAGTGGAGGCTtatatttgatgttttatttcagGTTCTTTGTACTGTGACACTTGGAGCACCTCAGGATGCCCAACGCTTGGACTCCTTGGTTGGTCCCCCAACGAAGCGCTTCATGCTTCACTATAGTTTTCCACCGTTTTGTATCAATGAAATCGGTAAACGAACTGGCTTGAACAGACGTGAAGTAGGGCATGGTAAACCAATTTCTTAATCACAAAATATGTGTTGTATGTAAAAACGTTTTACCATTTAGATGAGCTTTTGCTTGTCTCTTTTGTTACCCTTAGGAACTCTTGCGGAGAAAGCTCTTCTTGCTGTATTGCCTCCTGAAGATGATTTTCCATACACTGTTCGAATTAATTCTGAAGTCATGGCTTCAGATGGTTCAACATCTATGGCTACTGTTTGTGGAGGTATCAATTTCACTCTGTAAATCAGTtatatttatttcctttaaactTTTAGCCTGATGGGGTTTCCTAATACAGGCAGTATGGCTTTGATGGATGCTGGCATTCCATTACGAGAACATGTTGCAGGTGTTTCAGTGGGTCTTGTTACTGATGTTGACCCAGAAACTGGTGAAATTACGGACTATCGTATATTGACTGATATTTTGGTGAGATGTTTTACTTGACCAATTTTGGCATATTGTTTAGGTGACAAATCTTggttgcttttattttattgaataataaaaccttTAAAAAGATGTTAGAAACCAACACTAGAAACTTTTCTACCTTTGATTATGTATGGAGTggtttttttcttcattctcTTATTAACTTAATGATTGCCTCTAGTTCTAAGGAGTATGGAACAAGGAGTTAGCTACATGGTACCAAGGTCTTGTTGATAAATACTTTTGTGACCTCAATAATGTGAAGTTGGTAAAGTTCATTAAAACAGTGATCTCTCTAGGGTCTTGAAGATCATCTAGGAGACATGGATTTCAAGATTGCTGGGACAAGGAATGGAGTTACAGCAATTCAATTGGATATAAAACCTGCTGGGATTCCTTTAGATATAATATGCGAGTCTTTGGAGCCTGCACGTAAAGGACGCCTTCAAATCCTTGATCACATGGAACAAGAGATTAGCGTGCCTCGAAATCAAGATGATAGAAATTCTCCTCGTCTAGGTTCAAGTTTTGATTATGTTTGTTAGCTTTTGGTTTTGTACTTAAGTAGCTCAGATACTCTGCaacaattcattttatactcAACTGTAAATAATGCTCTGTGATGCAGTAACTTTGAAGTTTAGCAATGATGCTATTCGGCGATTTATTGGGCCTCTAGGTGCtcttaaaagaaaagttgaagAGGAAACAGGTGGGTGTTGAACTTGAAAAACATTTTGCATTTGGTTGGGGATGTAATCTGATTTTGGTTGTGGTTAAGTTTTTTGATTGTTTCTGCCATGATGGTACTCTTCCTAGAATAATGATATGTACTATTCTTTTAGTTCATAATTGTTTCCTTCATAAATACCAGTCATTGAGTATATAGATTTTCACTCTTCACATTGGACATGGAAGAGGATTTATTTTGTTAGACTCAAGCATCAGTTGGACAgctatgaaaattatatttatgctGAAGATTAAGTAGTTCTTTTCAATTATGGATGACTGAAGGACACATCTTTTGTGTACTTTGCTGATTACATTTTATTGCTGCAAACTATTGTTGCACATTGTTCATTCAAGTTGATGCTTTTCAAAATTCAGGTGCTCGGATCTCCGTTGGTGATGGGACAATTACTATAGCTGCTAAGAATCAGGCTGTGATGGAAAAAGTGCAAGATAAGGTATTCATAGCATTCCTTATTTTAATTGATGTCCGATATTCCTGTAGTTTGTTTTAGATATATGCAAACCTTTTAATACTTGTTAATTCCAATTCTAAAAGTCGTTGAAGGCTTTTTTGCAAATTTAATGTACTATAATATCAGTACTCACTTTGGCTAGCTAAAAGTAGACAATTTTTTGAGGAATGGtgattattttcaaatttaaatgctTGAACCCTTTTGTTATGCTGCTTCAATACTTCCTGTCTATGTTGCTCGGACTCAGGAACAGTTGTTGGGTGCTGCTTTGTTTCTAGATGTCTTACTCAATTGTCTTGAACTTAAGACAAGGGGTTACAACAGAAAAGGGTCCAAGATCTGGACACATACCAGTCACTCTAGGATTAATTTGGTCCATCTTGCTGctagtttataatattatgaGCTTGCCTGTTCTTCATTCTTTATCCTAATTAAGTTCCTTGAGTGATCTTTTGTGCTACAGGTTGATTTCATTGTTGGCCGTGAAATCGTAGTTGGAGGAATCTATAAAGGTATTGTCATGTCAATTAAAGAATATGGTGCCTTTGTGGAGTTTAATGGTGGACAGCAAGGTCTGCTACACATTTCTGAGTTATCACATGAACCGGTAGGTGACAAAACATTTCCATTGATTTTACCACTACTTTTTCTAAATGCCCTTTCAGCCTTTCTGATTTCTAGGTTTTGGATGTGGTTCTCTCTTATTGGTTTTTTGGCTCATATATATGGTTGCTCAGGGTCTTGGTGATTTATTTAAGTTTGAAGGATTGGTGAACTTGATGCCCTTTGTTTTGCTCTCAAATTGGATCGCTATTTAATAACTATAATTCACATTAAGCATGTATCTGGTATGATAATCAATTTTTGCATCAGTcaacatgaaaaaaattcagaaacTGATGAGAACGCTTCAGAATACTTATCCATattatgtttagggtttaggcaTGTTTTTAATGGACGGTTTATTTTACAAAGCTTTTGCGTCAATATGGAAGGCCACACCAACTTACATTTATCTTTCATCAGGTGTCTCGTGTTTCAGACGTAGTGTCTGTTGGCCAGCAAATTTCTTTGATGTGCATAGGACAAGATGTTCGTggtaatataaaattatctcGTAAAGCAACTCTACCCCGACCTGAATCCGAGACCAAAAGTGTAGTTGAAGGATCTGCTCCTGTTACTAAAGAAAAACCTAATATTTGGGCATCACCTGAGAACATGTCAAAAGGTGAACAGCTGGAGTCCACTCTCGAGGAGTTGGTGCCGAGCAAAATGGAGAATACTGAATCAAACCGATCCGCCTCTTTAATGCCATCAGTAGTAATTCGAAGTGCTGCCGAGTGTGACGAGGAGGAGAAGTCTGCTGGTTTGAGTAAGACTTCCAAAAGTGCTCC
The window above is part of the Gossypium raimondii isolate GPD5lz chromosome 9, ASM2569854v1, whole genome shotgun sequence genome. Proteins encoded here:
- the LOC105798341 gene encoding polyribonucleotide nucleotidyltransferase 2, mitochondrial, producing the protein MAMFSLAIRARAKANPLLTRRALHFRNFCNGRFGLSTSESDPPDRPVAGTKFLESFKEEFEIGSRVISLETGKIARFANGAVVLGMEETKVLSTVAAAKGDADRDFLPLTVDYQEKQFAQGLIPNTFMRREGAPKERELLCGRLIDRPIRPLFPAGFYHEIQVMASVLSSDGKQDPDVLAANATSAALMLSDIPWGGPIGVVRMGRICGQFIVNPTMDELSLSDLNLVYACTRDKTLMIDVQAGEITEKDLEAGLRLAHPEAVKYLEPQIRLAAKAGKQKKEYKLSMVSEQIFEKVRNLAEAPIDAVFTDPSYGKFERGEALEKIAQDVKSALEEECDEQSLKVLPKVVDTVRKKVVRKRIISEGFRLDGRHLDEVRPIYCEAGHLPILHGSALFNRGDTQVLCTVTLGAPQDAQRLDSLVGPPTKRFMLHYSFPPFCINEIGKRTGLNRREVGHGTLAEKALLAVLPPEDDFPYTVRINSEVMASDGSTSMATVCGGSMALMDAGIPLREHVAGVSVGLVTDVDPETGEITDYRILTDILGLEDHLGDMDFKIAGTRNGVTAIQLDIKPAGIPLDIICESLEPARKGRLQILDHMEQEISVPRNQDDRNSPRLVTLKFSNDAIRRFIGPLGALKRKVEEETGARISVGDGTITIAAKNQAVMEKVQDKVDFIVGREIVVGGIYKGIVMSIKEYGAFVEFNGGQQGLLHISELSHEPVSRVSDVVSVGQQISLMCIGQDVRGNIKLSRKATLPRPESETKSVVEGSAPVTKEKPNIWASPENMSKGEQLESTLEELVPSKMENTESNRSASLMPSVVIRSAAECDEEEKSAGLSKTSKSAPKPKGTLKKGSKQKKIQSSDNMPDLSLSIMLSESLSQMGGNKEFTSQDEGEANLSDQNDKETGGKTPVTPQKLKLGTKVTAKIYQIRARGLVLDLGGGIRGMYKFEPNGEREFTVGDELLVQCSSFTSKGIPVMSMVDEE